A DNA window from Geitlerinema sp. PCC 9228 contains the following coding sequences:
- a CDS encoding RRXRR domain-containing protein, translating into MTKTSAADTKSRNHIGEENLTRKQWSSSIMYALVLDKNKKPLDPTHPAQARKMLKAGRAKVFRR; encoded by the coding sequence TTGACAAAAACCAGTGCGGCGGACACAAAAAGCCGAAATCACATTGGCGAGGAAAACTTAACCCGCAAACAGTGGAGTTCATCCATTATGTATGCCTTGGTTCTCGATAAAAACAAAAAACCGCTAGACCCGACCCATCCCGCTCAAGCCAGAAAAATGCTAAAAGCAGGACGAGCCAAGGTCTTTCGTCGTTA